From the Verrucomicrobiota bacterium genome, the window GCTGCGCGCGGTGTCGGACTTTGAATTTGAATTTCAACTGGCGCTGATGAACCGTAAATTAAACGAGCGCGTGGAAACCATCTTCATGATGCCCAAAGACACTTACACCTTTCTCAGTTCGCGCATCGTGAAAGAGATCGCGCGGTTGGGCGGCGATGTGAGCGCGTTCGTGCCGGGGCCGGTGCAGGCCGCCCTCATCAAAAAACTGGCCAAGGCGACCCGCTAATCCTTTAATTTATGAGGTTATGCCATTGCTTGTTAATCTGCATCATGTCGAAGCGAACAACCTGCGGTTGGTGGGCGAACTGGCGGTCAAGGAACTGGAGCTGGAGCAGGTGGATGAGTTGATCCACGCGGGTCAGCCGCTGCAGTACGACCTGGAAACGCAAAAACTCGCCGATGCCATTCTCGTGCAAGGCCGATTGCAGATCACGTTGGATTGCGAGTGCGTTCGCTGTTTGAAATCTTTTAAATACAACCTGGAGTTGAACCACTGGGCCCGCCATCTGCCTCTGAAGGGAGAGGACAAGGTGCTGGTCGCCAGCGATTGCGTGGACTTGACGCCCTATGTGCGGGAAGATATTCTCCTTGAGTTGCCGCGCCATCCGTTGTGTAAACCTGAATGCAGCGGATTGCTGAGAAAAGCAACGAACCAAAAGAAAAAAAACGGTGGCCGTGCGACGGAAGAGGTTTCGTCCGCGTGGGCTGAGTTAAACAAACTGAAATTGTAGAAAATTTATGGGTGTTCCCAAACGCAAACCATCGAAGAGTCGTCAACGTCAACGGCGCGCTTACAACAGCGTGCTCACCTTGCCTCAACTGAGCACCTGCCCGCAGTGCGCGGCGCCGTATATTCCACACCGGGTTTGTCCCGCTTGTGGCTATTACAAGGGCCGCCAGGTGTTGACCGTCACCGCCGGAGCTTGATTCAGTAGCAAGAGCGCGGAGTTGGCGGCGTCCCTTCTGCGCTCTTTCCATTTATGCGAATTGTAGTGGATGTCATGGGTGGCGACCACGGTTGCGGGGTTATTGTCGAGGGAGTCAAACTCGCGCTCAACGCCAACCGAAAAATCACCGAGCTTTATCTGGTGGGCGACCAGGCGCAGATCAAGCCGGCCCTGACCCGCAGCCAGCTCCAGGATGCGCGTGTAAAAATAGTCCATACCGTCGAAGTCCTGACCATGGAAGACAAACCGGTCGAGGGATTGCGACGAAAGAAGGACTGCTCCATTGCCCGCGCCATGGAACTGGTCAAGAACGGCAAAGCCGAGGCGGTGATTTCACCCGGCAACACCGGCGGCATTTTTGCCGCGGCCACGTTCAAATTGGGCCGGCTTCCCGGCGTGGATCGGGGCGGCATCGCCACGGTGATTCCCGGAATGGACAATGAATTTGTGCTGCTCGATTCCGGCGCCAACGTCGAGTGCAAGCCGCTGCATCTGCTGCACTACGCCGTCATGGGCAACGTGTATTCCCGCGAGATTCTCGGCTACCCGAAACCGCGCGTCGGGGTGTTGAGCATCGGCACCGAGGATAGCAAGGGCAATGAATTGACGCTCGAAGCCTTTCAGCTTTGCAAGCAAGTGGACCTTAATTTTGTCGGCAATGTGGAAGGTCATGACCTGTTCAACAACCGCGTCGAAGTGGTGGTGTGCGACGGTTTCGTGGGCAACATTGTTTTGAAGACCTGCGAAAGTCTGGCGACCGGAATCTTCGCCATGTTGAAACGGGAACTGCTCCGCAATCCCAAGCGCAAGCTCGGCGCGCTCCTGGCTCAGAACGCCTTTCGCACGATCAAGCGCCGCATGGACCCGGATGCTCATGGTGGCGGTCTCCTGCTTGGGTTCAATGGGATTGTGCTGAAAGCCCACGGTTCTGCGCGCGAGCGCGCCATCATGAATGCCGTGCGCATTGCGTCCGAAACCATCCAGCACAACGTGACCGGTCTCATCAACCAGGAAATTGCCCGCGCCAATGAACTGTTGGCCCGGGCCAGCCCCAGCCTTCCCCACCCCGTTCCCGCATGAAAACCAGTCCGACAAAGAAGATCGTTTACCCCCGCGCCAAACACGGCTTCCAGGGCCGCACTTGTGCCATCGCGGCCGTGGGGTCGTATGTGCCCAAGCGGATCCTGACCAACGCCGACCTGGAAAAAATAGTGGATACGTCGGACGAGTGGATCGTCACCCGCACGGGCATCCGGGAACGCCGGATGGCGGCGCCCAACGAATACACGTCGGACATGGCCGCGCGTGCCGCCATACTCGCCTTGCAGCGAGCGCACGTCACCGCCGAGCAGATCGATCTGATCATTGTCGCCACCATCACGCCGGACCTGGTGTTTCCTT encodes:
- a CDS encoding DUF177 domain-containing protein, whose product is MPLLVNLHHVEANNLRLVGELAVKELELEQVDELIHAGQPLQYDLETQKLADAILVQGRLQITLDCECVRCLKSFKYNLELNHWARHLPLKGEDKVLVASDCVDLTPYVREDILLELPRHPLCKPECSGLLRKATNQKKKNGGRATEEVSSAWAELNKLKL
- the rpmF gene encoding 50S ribosomal protein L32 — translated: MGVPKRKPSKSRQRQRRAYNSVLTLPQLSTCPQCAAPYIPHRVCPACGYYKGRQVLTVTAGA
- the plsX gene encoding phosphate acyltransferase PlsX codes for the protein MRIVVDVMGGDHGCGVIVEGVKLALNANRKITELYLVGDQAQIKPALTRSQLQDARVKIVHTVEVLTMEDKPVEGLRRKKDCSIARAMELVKNGKAEAVISPGNTGGIFAAATFKLGRLPGVDRGGIATVIPGMDNEFVLLDSGANVECKPLHLLHYAVMGNVYSREILGYPKPRVGVLSIGTEDSKGNELTLEAFQLCKQVDLNFVGNVEGHDLFNNRVEVVVCDGFVGNIVLKTCESLATGIFAMLKRELLRNPKRKLGALLAQNAFRTIKRRMDPDAHGGGLLLGFNGIVLKAHGSARERAIMNAVRIASETIQHNVTGLINQEIARANELLARASPSLPHPVPA